The Anaerolineae bacterium genome contains the following window.
TCTGATCATTTACCAGACAGCCTTCGCCTTCAACCGCATGGGACGCGCCTCGGCAATGGCGGTCGTCCTGTTCATCATCATCCTCATTCTGACCTTCACCCAGACCAGGCTGTACGGCACCAAGACAGAATAAACCGCCCGATCTGGTTAAATGCGCCGCCCTTCGCGAACAAAAAAGGGAAGCACCCATGCACGACCGACGCAAGATCATTCGCAACGTTCTCTTTCTGGCGATTGTGCTACAGGCGTTTGTCCTGATGATCCCGCTGTTCTACATGCTCTCCACATCATTCAAACTGCCCTCCGAGGTCTTTGACCTGCCTATCCGCTGGATCCCGGAGCAGTTGCACTTTGAGAACTACATCCAGCCCTTGCAGGAAAAACCGTTCCTGCGCTGGATGTTCAACAGCGCTTTTGTAGCCACTATCGTGACCATTCTCAACGTCCTGACCTCCGCCCTGGCCGGCTACAGCTTCGCCAAGTTCACGTATCCGGGTCGTGATCTGCTATTTGGTTTCATCCTGGCTACTTTCATGATCCCCCTGGAAGCGATGATCGTGCCCCTCTTTGTGCTGGTCAAAGACTTGGGTTGGCTAAACTCCTATATCGGTCTGATCATCCCGGCGGGGGGTAGCGCTTTTGGCATCTTCATGATGCGCCAGCACATGATCGCCATGCCCGATGAACTGATGGAAGCAGCGCGCATCGATGGCGCCAGCGAGTTCCGCATCTTCTGGAACGTCGTCCTGCCAATCAGCCAGTCAGCGCTGGTGTCACTGGCTATTTTCGCCTTCATGTGGAACTGGAATAGCTTCCTGTATCCACTCCTGGTCGCCAGCCAGGATGCCTACCGCACCCTGCCCCTGGGTCTGGCCTCCTTTGAAAGCGCCTACAGCACCAACTATCCGCAGCTGATGGCCGTGTCGTTCCTGTCGATGCTGCCGGTGCTGATTCTGTTCTTTGTCTTGCAGAACCGGTTCATCGAATCGATGGCCCTTTCCGGAATCAAAGGCTAAACTGCCGCCTCGTATGAAGCGGTTTGCTGCCACGTGAAAGTGAGAGAAACCATCTATGGCGGACCCGAATCTGATCCTTAGCAAACTGGAGCATGGCCTGATTGTCTCCTGCCAGTCCGCCCCACCTCTGAGCGGGCCGCAGTTCGCCGGGCCGATCGCCCAGGCCGCCGT
Protein-coding sequences here:
- a CDS encoding carbohydrate ABC transporter permease, whose protein sequence is MHDRRKIIRNVLFLAIVLQAFVLMIPLFYMLSTSFKLPSEVFDLPIRWIPEQLHFENYIQPLQEKPFLRWMFNSAFVATIVTILNVLTSALAGYSFAKFTYPGRDLLFGFILATFMIPLEAMIVPLFVLVKDLGWLNSYIGLIIPAGGSAFGIFMMRQHMIAMPDELMEAARIDGASEFRIFWNVVLPISQSALVSLAIFAFMWNWNSFLYPLLVASQDAYRTLPLGLASFESAYSTNYPQLMAVSFLSMLPVLILFFVLQNRFIESMALSGIKG